In one Planctomycetota bacterium genomic region, the following are encoded:
- a CDS encoding RluA family pseudouridine synthase: MIDIIYEDDYLMVVNKPANMLVISAPGKHERVLTDILNDLLRKRGLDVKAHPCHRLDYETSGVIIYAKGKKIQQEVMKQFHNQAIKKKYIAFVQGVLKRDSAELMNQIEGKPAETRYRVIERHRGFTVVEAEPVTGRTNQIRIQFVKLGYPLVGERRFAFARDYKLKFRRTALHSSEINFTHPVSQKPLHFSVPLPDDMNSLLNRFPLD, encoded by the coding sequence ATGATAGACATCATTTACGAAGACGATTACTTAATGGTAGTAAACAAACCGGCAAATATGTTGGTTATTTCAGCCCCTGGCAAACACGAACGCGTTTTAACTGATATCCTGAATGACTTACTTCGTAAAAGAGGCCTAGATGTCAAAGCGCACCCATGCCACCGGCTTGATTACGAAACATCAGGAGTAATCATCTATGCCAAAGGCAAAAAAATACAACAGGAAGTAATGAAGCAATTCCATAATCAAGCAATTAAGAAAAAGTATATTGCTTTTGTCCAGGGTGTTCTGAAACGGGATAGTGCGGAGCTTATGAACCAGATAGAAGGAAAACCGGCCGAGACGCGCTACCGGGTAATCGAACGCCACAGGGGTTTTACGGTGGTGGAAGCGGAGCCGGTCACCGGCAGGACCAACCAGATCAGAATCCAGTTTGTAAAGCTTGGGTATCCCTTGGTGGGGGAGCGCAGGTTTGCTTTTGCCAGGGATTATAAACTGAAGTTTAGGAGAACTGCTTTACATTCAAGTGAGATAAACTTTACGCATCCAGTCAGTCAAAAACCCCTCCATTTTTCTGTCCCGCTTCCTGATGATATGAATTCTTTGCTCAACAGGTTTCCCTTGGATTAA
- a CDS encoding ABC transporter ATP-binding protein, with protein MIEITDLTKYFSPALSFHNIFREKTFFTVIDELNLNIKKGEVFGLIGPNGAGKTTLIKILAGLISPDKGNALINNYDPSKNQIDVKRSIGLILAGERSFYWRLTGQQNLVFYGTFYGLDKKSLVPRINELSDLLHLSYLNKRAGEYSTGMQQRLKFARALLHNPPVLLMDEPTRSLDYYSAEELRSFIRKELVKKQGKTVLMVTHNLKEAEDICDRIGVIKEGKLVTIGKPDEIRKSLCYKL; from the coding sequence ATGATAGAAATAACCGATTTAACTAAGTATTTTTCGCCCGCCCTTTCTTTCCACAATATATTCAGGGAAAAGACTTTCTTTACCGTAATAGACGAATTAAACTTGAATATTAAAAAAGGCGAGGTATTTGGGCTTATCGGCCCCAACGGCGCGGGCAAGACCACCCTAATCAAAATCCTTGCCGGTTTAATATCGCCTGATAAGGGCAATGCCTTGATAAATAATTATGACCCCTCAAAGAATCAAATAGATGTAAAAAGGTCTATCGGCTTAATCCTGGCAGGAGAGCGTAGTTTTTACTGGCGCTTAACCGGACAACAAAACCTGGTATTCTACGGCACATTTTACGGATTGGATAAAAAGTCGCTTGTTCCACGTATCAATGAGCTTTCCGATTTGTTGCATCTTTCCTATTTAAATAAAAGGGCCGGCGAGTATTCCACAGGGATGCAACAACGGCTTAAGTTCGCCCGCGCATTGTTACATAATCCGCCGGTCTTGCTGATGGATGAACCGACCAGAAGCCTTGATTATTACTCAGCAGAAGAACTCAGGAGTTTTATCCGGAAAGAACTGGTTAAAAAGCAGGGCAAAACCGTTCTCATGGTTACGCATAATTTGAAAGAGGCTGAAGATATCTGCGACAGAATCGGAGTAATTAAAGAAGGCAAGCTTGTGACAATTGGCAAGCCGGATGAGATAAGAAAATCGCTCTGCTATAAACTTTAA
- a CDS encoding O-antigen ligase family protein: MKNKTRIEQPKKTMQEERSRTKLGLFCESIIEACIIIALVVSPLLINRYGENGYDMPKGTLVRSIAVIILLAFIINRMENKSSKEESPASKSSVSRQPIFIAVLLMLASYIISTVFSVTPHTSWWGHLGARFQGAYTILAYIIIFIIMTLTIRRKEQIERIINGIIITSIPVCIYGSYQLLQFSPIWSVRIDATLGNPIFFGSYLVMVIPLTLLRFIQSFNYEQKYRLFFIICYGFLILFQGFCLIFTQSRGPLVGLGVGLGIFLILWFIIKHQRKLTLALYGIALFGLIVLIIFNIPGGPLEQLKKVPYVGRLGQIFETEGGPGKVRLLIWEGMLNMVKAEPSRAAIGYGPEMMKVLYYKHSPNELVTFERRVAFPDRAHSDFYDILATNGFIGVIIYLAIIFLILFSLLKYTALIKNTKQRNIFIGITGISVLTGIFLPYLITHSLIYIGLGITFGLIASGIVYILIYLVSWEEKKENETQTANQTVSPDISLNLNSRLTLIAIGSALIAHFAELEFGINVNSSAFYGWLFLGLFTAYVSYSGEANETATDAKLIQPNIFFYSFTVITALIVLIFTMVNFIHPYSDKIPRTADTLLDSFIHSFNTRLLDSPDKWLLLLYALFTVGLGIFLSMLLKQGESKKSLGWILQWYFIIIVSTTALFLISHSFFIYLQSGIINAIINLYIWLFIIMFLLALSIYHPESGARFLGISGLIGSLVLVIIGISIIWFMDINLIRSNNVANSARVFRDAGAEHWNEAIRRYEEAKRLTPDPTFIYADLSETYRLMAEAEKDVSKRSGYINKSLENALESAKYEPSSWYRNANLARLYRFRLAFTQEPKERHSYITEAENYYKISLDLCPTNPQLFNEVGEFYNEIQDYNKAISYYEQSLKIDRHFSETLAHLGDVYLTMGNKETATKYYKEAVEEYQTSDLFFLNPNQDILYVRSHQQAIALDTGYYLGYYGLARYQGKQGKVDTAITLARNALLLAPAEKKLEIERFIEYLTPKQNGK; the protein is encoded by the coding sequence ATGAAGAATAAAACCCGGATAGAACAGCCGAAGAAAACCATGCAAGAAGAACGAAGCCGAACCAAATTAGGCCTATTCTGCGAAAGCATCATAGAAGCCTGTATTATCATCGCATTGGTTGTTTCGCCGCTTTTAATTAACCGCTACGGCGAAAACGGATATGATATGCCCAAAGGCACACTCGTTCGTTCGATTGCAGTTATTATACTCCTTGCTTTTATCATCAACAGGATGGAAAATAAATCCTCTAAGGAAGAATCACCTGCATCTAAATCTTCAGTCTCGCGGCAACCCATATTCATTGCCGTCTTATTAATGCTAGCAAGTTACATTATTTCCACCGTATTCTCCGTCACGCCGCATACCAGCTGGTGGGGGCATCTGGGCGCCCGGTTCCAAGGCGCTTATACCATACTTGCTTATATTATCATCTTCATCATAATGACTTTGACCATCCGCAGGAAAGAACAGATTGAACGGATAATCAACGGCATAATAATCACCAGTATCCCGGTCTGCATCTACGGTTCATACCAGCTCTTACAATTCAGCCCTATCTGGAGCGTCCGTATTGATGCCACTCTGGGCAACCCGATATTCTTCGGCTCGTATCTTGTCATGGTCATTCCGCTTACCCTCTTACGGTTTATTCAATCATTCAACTATGAGCAAAAATACCGCCTGTTTTTCATCATATGCTACGGATTCCTGATATTATTCCAAGGCTTCTGCCTTATCTTCACCCAAAGCCGCGGACCTTTGGTCGGATTAGGGGTCGGGCTTGGCATTTTTCTTATTCTCTGGTTTATTATAAAACACCAACGTAAATTAACGCTCGCGCTTTACGGAATTGCCCTATTCGGATTGATTGTGCTCATTATCTTTAACATTCCGGGCGGCCCTCTGGAGCAGCTTAAAAAAGTCCCGTATGTCGGCAGGCTGGGACAAATATTCGAGACTGAAGGCGGCCCAGGCAAGGTAAGATTGCTCATCTGGGAAGGCATGCTTAACATGGTCAAAGCCGAGCCTTCCCGTGCGGCTATCGGTTATGGACCGGAAATGATGAAAGTCTTGTATTACAAACACTCCCCCAACGAACTGGTTACCTTTGAAAGGCGCGTGGCCTTCCCTGACCGTGCACACAGCGATTTTTATGATATACTCGCCACCAACGGGTTTATCGGGGTAATTATCTACCTGGCAATTATTTTCCTAATACTATTTTCCCTTCTCAAATATACGGCTCTTATCAAAAACACCAAGCAACGGAATATATTTATCGGGATAACCGGCATTTCCGTTTTAACCGGTATTTTCCTGCCTTACCTTATAACCCATTCGCTTATTTATATAGGACTTGGTATTACCTTCGGGCTTATTGCTTCAGGCATAGTGTATATCTTAATATATCTGGTATCATGGGAGGAAAAGAAAGAAAATGAAACCCAGACGGCTAACCAAACAGTTTCACCAGATATCAGCTTGAATCTTAACTCAAGACTTACCTTAATTGCCATCGGTTCGGCATTAATCGCACATTTTGCTGAATTAGAATTCGGGATTAATGTTAATTCATCCGCTTTCTACGGATGGCTCTTTTTAGGCTTGTTTACGGCTTATGTTTCGTATTCCGGTGAGGCAAATGAAACGGCAACTGATGCAAAACTAATACAACCTAATATCTTTTTCTATTCATTCACGGTTATCACTGCTTTGATAGTCCTTATCTTCACCATGGTTAATTTTATCCATCCCTATTCAGATAAAATCCCCAGAACAGCCGATACGCTCTTGGATTCATTCATACATTCCTTTAATACACGCTTATTGGACTCGCCCGACAAATGGCTTCTATTATTGTATGCCCTATTTACGGTAGGATTGGGAATATTTCTCTCCATGCTACTAAAGCAGGGCGAATCCAAAAAAAGCTTGGGGTGGATTTTACAATGGTATTTTATTATTATCGTCTCAACCACCGCACTCTTTTTAATCAGCCATTCCTTTTTCATATACCTACAATCCGGAATAATCAATGCTATCATTAATTTATATATCTGGCTGTTTATTATAATGTTCCTATTGGCTTTATCTATTTACCATCCTGAATCTGGCGCTCGATTTTTAGGGATAAGCGGATTAATCGGCTCTCTGGTTCTTGTAATTATCGGAATATCAATTATCTGGTTTATGGATATTAACCTGATACGGTCTAATAATGTTGCCAACAGCGCCCGTGTCTTCCGCGATGCCGGAGCCGAACACTGGAACGAGGCAATCCGCCGCTACGAAGAAGCTAAAAGGCTGACCCCAGACCCCACTTTTATCTATGCAGACCTGTCTGAAACCTACCGCTTGATGGCAGAAGCGGAAAAAGATGTATCCAAAAGATCAGGCTATATTAATAAATCGCTGGAAAACGCCTTGGAATCTGCCAAGTATGAACCATCAAGCTGGTATCGCAATGCCAACCTGGCGCGGTTATATCGTTTTAGATTAGCTTTTACTCAAGAGCCCAAAGAACGGCACTCTTATATAACTGAGGCAGAAAATTATTATAAAATCAGCCTTGATTTATGCCCGACCAACCCACAGCTTTTTAATGAAGTGGGCGAGTTTTATAATGAAATCCAAGATTATAATAAGGCTATTAGTTATTATGAACAATCACTCAAGATAGACAGGCATTTTTCCGAAACGCTTGCTCATCTGGGTGATGTCTATTTGACAATGGGCAATAAAGAAACGGCCACCAAATATTATAAAGAGGCAGTGGAAGAATACCAGACCTCAGACTTGTTTTTCCTAAACCCAAACCAGGATATCCTCTATGTCCGTTCCCATCAACAAGCAATAGCCCTTGACACGGGATATTATTTGGGCTATTACGGACTGGCACGGTATCAGGGCAAACAAGGCAAGGTTGATACAGCAATAACATTAGCCCGAAACGCATTACTCCTCGCCCCTGCAGAAAAGAAACTGGAAATAGAGCGGTTTATCGAATACCTCACCCCTAAACAAAACGGTAAATAA
- a CDS encoding ferritin family protein: MPYFFNAEEIMEVAILIEKNGEQFYRLLIDETKDNDIKKICARLRDDEKKHQKVFEEMLKKTMSKKPASVSVKEFPEDDAKHLKKMADANVFTRNLSAKEIASKIKTDQETIRFALKIENESIAFYAQLRKFTSSDMGGNDIDKIIKEEQAHYNILDKLLTDKINPRETC, from the coding sequence ATGCCCTATTTTTTCAATGCAGAAGAAATTATGGAAGTAGCCATTCTTATCGAGAAAAACGGAGAACAGTTTTATCGCTTGCTCATTGATGAAACGAAAGATAACGACATAAAGAAAATATGTGCCAGATTACGGGATGATGAGAAAAAGCACCAAAAGGTTTTTGAGGAAATGCTTAAAAAAACTATGTCTAAAAAGCCAGCTTCGGTATCTGTAAAAGAATTTCCTGAAGATGATGCTAAACACCTTAAAAAAATGGCTGATGCCAATGTATTTACCAGAAACCTTTCTGCCAAGGAAATCGCATCTAAAATAAAGACCGATCAGGAAACCATCCGTTTCGCGTTAAAGATAGAGAATGAATCTATTGCCTTCTATGCCCAGCTAAGAAAATTTACCAGCTCTGATATGGGGGGAAACGATATTGATAAGATTATTAAAGAAGAGCAAGCTCATTATAATATATTGGACAAACTGCTGACCGATAAGATTAATCCAAGGGAAACCTGTTGA
- a CDS encoding O-antigen ligase family protein, translating into MNTRLGNFCNKVIETGCLLSLIIIPLLFNPYAEQPGRTFEGSRVFILRSITLVMILAWVVQKLETGNWKSGIKSWKNHHPLAILTAILATFYFINSFISPYFPVTLKGFYLRDEGFYTFFSYIIIFFLIIQTTKKQQQLDLLITGLVLSSIPITFYGILQHFGIDPIWKDKISDRVTGTFGGPIFMGAYLIMVIPLVLSRLIENIRRIPLNICYGVILLLQLSALYFTKSRGPAVGFVAAITLFILIITARRRIKWVFISIIAIMIILTILLIPSSPLSSLKPYLGRFALQSEEASNTIKVRFAIWKSAETALKAQPTRLLTGYGFESIYPLYFKYNNPDIARYEQADNAPDHSHNDTFDLLVTGGISGLLIFMTIIILAAYYVFKYLGLIPNKSHQLKFYGCIISGLIIALVLTKILAEGIILFGLGIPGGVILGLGVYLLVYIFSISAETRTSLTSSELLLIGLLCGIIAHFIEIQFGMGLTTTRLYLWGFIGLIVGGLQVPTNESKPEKKEKEIASNPFNKIILWSVISGLIIAVMAFSLVRLVPNTTDITFLPYMGLFWIITLVFGGIIVLPWINASSKTVNMTLSYGLYIILSSLWSGLFVGIKYSMLTERSDLGNYITLLCIWIILNALIIIFFMPSGLARKLAGSIPQIIVYVVITVITFIFMYNTNLKELYAEVQYKYAKLVQASNMDKSVEYYQKSIQMSPQTDYYYEDLSDAYFAKGNYAKSIETLETLRKTSSYNPRIVRKLTTFYRNWFFATPAGHDQDQRYKKAIQYYQLLTTKYSLTNPVYFREWGDMLKFKQDYEEARKIYQKAIDLSPSSPSEYLVMGDLYKTAFNDENNAVSYYEKAWQLGGSLNTRQAAILCGNYFTNKRYEEFLKLNTILINMDSANYQHHFYAAQAYEALKKKKEALGEAKVALNLAPQSDKEIVNGLIKRLEQ; encoded by the coding sequence ATGAATACACGCTTAGGCAATTTCTGTAATAAGGTAATTGAAACCGGCTGTTTATTAAGCCTTATCATCATTCCGCTTTTATTTAATCCATATGCCGAACAGCCGGGCAGGACTTTTGAAGGCAGCCGTGTTTTTATACTGCGTTCAATAACCCTTGTAATGATACTGGCGTGGGTGGTACAAAAACTAGAAACGGGCAATTGGAAATCAGGTATTAAAAGCTGGAAAAATCACCACCCACTGGCGATATTAACGGCAATTCTGGCTACTTTCTATTTTATAAACAGCTTTATCTCTCCTTATTTCCCGGTAACATTAAAGGGATTTTATCTGCGCGATGAAGGTTTTTACACCTTCTTCTCCTATATTATTATTTTCTTCCTGATAATACAGACCACAAAAAAACAGCAACAGCTGGATTTATTAATCACGGGTTTGGTTTTATCGAGCATCCCCATAACATTTTACGGAATATTACAGCATTTCGGGATAGACCCTATCTGGAAGGATAAAATCAGCGACCGTGTAACCGGAACCTTCGGCGGACCCATCTTTATGGGCGCGTATTTAATCATGGTTATCCCGCTGGTTTTATCCAGGCTTATCGAAAACATACGGCGGATTCCTTTGAATATTTGCTATGGAGTTATTTTATTGTTACAGCTATCGGCACTCTATTTCACCAAAAGCCGTGGTCCGGCTGTGGGATTTGTGGCCGCCATCACCTTATTTATCCTGATAATCACCGCACGGCGCAGGATAAAATGGGTGTTCATCTCAATTATCGCGATAATGATAATTCTAACTATTTTATTGATACCCAGTTCGCCTTTATCTTCCCTTAAACCGTATCTCGGAAGATTTGCCTTGCAGTCGGAAGAAGCATCGAATACCATCAAAGTCCGGTTTGCCATCTGGAAATCAGCCGAAACGGCGTTGAAAGCACAACCCACTAGGCTTTTAACCGGCTATGGCTTTGAATCCATTTATCCATTGTATTTCAAGTACAACAATCCGGATATTGCCCGGTACGAACAGGCGGATAATGCACCCGACCATTCACATAATGACACCTTTGACCTCCTGGTAACGGGCGGCATTAGCGGTTTATTGATTTTTATGACAATCATTATCTTGGCTGCATACTATGTTTTCAAATACCTGGGCTTGATTCCAAATAAGAGCCACCAGCTTAAGTTCTATGGCTGTATTATCAGCGGGTTAATTATTGCCCTCGTGCTTACTAAAATACTGGCAGAAGGAATTATTCTTTTCGGATTAGGAATACCCGGCGGCGTGATTTTAGGGCTTGGAGTATATTTATTGGTTTATATATTCAGTATTTCTGCAGAAACAAGAACATCACTTACTTCATCAGAGTTACTGTTAATCGGTTTATTATGCGGCATCATCGCGCATTTTATCGAGATACAATTCGGCATGGGATTGACCACCACACGCCTATATTTATGGGGATTTATCGGACTGATTGTCGGGGGCTTGCAAGTACCTACTAATGAATCTAAGCCTGAAAAGAAGGAAAAAGAAATTGCATCCAATCCATTCAACAAAATTATACTTTGGTCCGTTATCAGCGGATTGATTATTGCCGTAATGGCATTTTCCTTAGTCCGCCTCGTCCCAAACACAACTGATATTACATTCTTACCATATATGGGCTTATTCTGGATAATAACATTGGTTTTCGGAGGAATTATCGTCCTGCCGTGGATAAATGCTTCTTCAAAAACAGTTAACATGACCTTATCATACGGTTTATATATCATTTTGTCCTCCTTGTGGAGCGGCTTATTCGTCGGGATAAAATATTCCATGCTAACCGAACGCTCCGATTTAGGGAATTACATCACGTTATTATGCATCTGGATTATTTTAAACGCGCTGATTATTATTTTCTTTATGCCATCCGGACTGGCGCGTAAATTGGCGGGTAGTATTCCCCAAATAATTGTCTATGTCGTCATAACCGTAATCACCTTTATTTTTATGTACAATACAAATCTAAAGGAATTATATGCGGAAGTACAATACAAATATGCAAAACTTGTCCAGGCATCTAACATGGATAAATCCGTTGAGTATTACCAGAAAAGTATCCAGATGTCGCCACAGACAGACTATTATTACGAAGATTTAAGCGATGCCTATTTTGCCAAGGGCAATTATGCCAAAAGCATAGAAACCCTGGAAACGCTCCGTAAAACGAGCTCCTATAATCCGCGGATCGTGCGCAAATTAACCACCTTTTACCGCAACTGGTTTTTTGCTACACCAGCAGGGCATGACCAGGACCAGCGGTATAAAAAGGCGATACAATATTACCAACTACTTACGACTAAATATAGCCTTACCAACCCTGTTTATTTCAGGGAATGGGGCGACATGCTTAAGTTCAAACAAGATTATGAAGAAGCCCGTAAAATATACCAAAAGGCAATAGATTTATCTCCTTCTTCTCCATCGGAATACTTGGTAATGGGCGATCTTTATAAAACCGCCTTTAACGATGAAAATAATGCCGTTTCTTATTATGAAAAAGCATGGCAGTTAGGAGGCTCTTTGAACACAAGACAGGCAGCAATACTGTGCGGCAATTATTTCACCAATAAAAGATACGAAGAATTCCTTAAGCTAAACACCATTTTGATTAATATGGATTCCGCAAATTACCAGCATCACTTTTATGCTGCACAAGCCTACGAAGCACTGAAAAAAAAGAAAGAAGCGTTGGGTGAAGCAAAAGTCGCCCTGAACTTAGCACCTCAATCTGATAAAGAAATAGTAAACGGTCTTATTAAAAGATTAGAACAATGA
- a CDS encoding J domain-containing protein has protein sequence MEYKDYYKILGVSKNASTDEIKSAYRKLARKYHPDVNPGNKEAERHFKEINEANEVLSDSEKRNKYNQLGSDWERVSRDQDYARQYYSRARTSPQWEEVKFGGGGDFSDFFASFFGEEDILSALGGMGGTRFRTSSRQPRGYNASQSGQNIEEKLEITLEEAFHGTKRLLQLQTSQGSKRIEVKIPKGVTEGSKIRLAGQGGPGIAGGNPGDLYLIIKILRHHLFELDGYNLRCEIPVLDYDAITGTKIQISTLEGKVDLKIPAGTQSGTVLRLRGQGLPQSGSKTRGDLFVKIRIVIPEKLTIKEEKLVQELKNLRQQRGVDENIRKN, from the coding sequence ATGGAATACAAAGATTATTATAAAATCCTGGGCGTATCCAAAAATGCTTCTACGGATGAGATAAAATCTGCATATCGCAAACTTGCCCGCAAGTATCATCCCGATGTAAACCCGGGTAATAAAGAAGCTGAACGACATTTTAAAGAAATAAACGAGGCGAATGAAGTATTATCAGATTCTGAAAAACGGAATAAATACAACCAATTAGGATCTGATTGGGAAAGAGTTTCACGCGACCAGGATTATGCCAGACAGTATTACAGCCGCGCCCGGACTTCCCCCCAATGGGAGGAAGTCAAATTCGGCGGAGGTGGCGATTTCAGCGATTTCTTCGCATCATTCTTCGGGGAAGAAGACATACTTTCCGCGCTTGGCGGCATGGGTGGTACTAGATTCCGAACGAGTTCACGCCAACCCAGAGGCTATAACGCTTCTCAATCGGGGCAGAATATAGAGGAAAAACTGGAAATTACCCTTGAAGAAGCATTCCATGGAACCAAACGACTTTTGCAGCTACAAACCAGCCAAGGCTCAAAGCGTATCGAGGTAAAAATCCCTAAAGGCGTAACCGAAGGGTCTAAAATAAGATTAGCCGGGCAAGGCGGACCGGGCATTGCCGGCGGAAACCCCGGTGATTTATATCTTATCATAAAAATATTACGGCACCATTTGTTTGAATTAGACGGGTATAACCTACGCTGTGAAATTCCTGTCCTTGATTACGATGCAATTACGGGAACGAAGATTCAAATATCCACCCTGGAAGGAAAAGTCGACTTAAAGATTCCGGCAGGAACACAATCAGGAACAGTTTTACGCCTGCGCGGACAGGGATTACCACAATCCGGCAGTAAGACAAGAGGTGATTTGTTTGTTAAAATAAGAATAGTTATCCCTGAAAAGCTTACGATTAAAGAAGAAAAACTCGTGCAGGAGTTAAAGAATCTCCGCCAGCAACGCGGCGTGGATGAAAATATCAGGAAAAACTAA